A window of Colletes latitarsis isolate SP2378_abdomen chromosome 11, iyColLati1, whole genome shotgun sequence genomic DNA:
aaatcgttctggaaaaattattttcggttgtaggggtcaattacaatcatttttggtgaatagacatacccccgaattcctgcctactttctagaaaaaaattcgagaaggtgtgaaattttaaacgttaataactttttaacgaagcctcattaaacaaattgatattcttgatttttgtcttattttggcctctagaatcccccattaaaatttttcccaggggtggccgaacacctttatCTTATAAAAATTTTCGGAAAAGTATATTTCGGTAAAGTCAATCGGTAATGAAAGAGAAGTCTGAAAATAGGCTTGGAAATCAGGGACGCAAATATCGAGTGATGGTGGTTGGCATGGTAATGTCATTTTCATTCCTTCTGTCAGTCATCAGCCAACAACCATACTCTGATACAATTTATTCGACGACCAATGTTTATTCTGCGGTCGATGCAGGAGAACGCCGCCGGCGTGTCGACATTTTTCACTGGTCCGAATTCTGTGATTTGGAAATTGTTAAGTAAGTCGATTGCACGAACAAGGCTCCGGTTTGTTCGTCTAAAACTGCCCTTGGTGATCATGATAATCGCAGAATAAAAAAATTTGGTAATGCATGTTAATAATTCTAAATCAACGTAggaacataataataataaaagcacGTTACTCTTTCAAGTTCACTCGCCTTACGTTGAAATACAATCTTTTCTGAAAAACCCGGATAAAGATATGTTAATTTAACCCTCCGTTTGCATAACGGGTCGTTTAAGTCCAGGCGAATATATCTACGTTTATTTTCTCTGAAACGATCGAGACCGTCTTTTTGCTCTTTCTATCTAAAAAGGCTCGAGTATGACTTGTACCTCAAAATAGAAACGCTAATAAGTGTCTTAGAATGTTTGCAGATTTTAGTAATGCCTATAAGAATAAAAAACCAAGCCTAGACTTAAAATACGTCGTCCGCGTTAGTGAAAATAGGTTATGCCGATGGAGGGTTAAAACAAAGTCGCTAAAACTGCAGATTCACcaacaaaatttcgaaaatgaGGTTAGCCAGTTTGAAGTACAAAATGTCGTAATTTGACTAGCACTAAATCTCACGTGGATGCAACTTTGTTTGCAGAATGGATCCCGACGCGGTTGTTGATCGGCGTGATGATGTTCACGGCCTGTTGGACGAGCTACATGTGCCGTCTGCAGATGCCGATCCTGGTGGTCCCGATGATAAAGGCGGTTGCGGGTAACGCGACAGGTGGCGCATGCGCGCCCGAGCAGAATCGCGTGCGTCGCGCGATATCCTGGTTGGACCCGGTCGCCGATCTGGAGGACCACATCTTGAACGAACGGCTCCAAGCTGCCCAGAATTTCGAGCCTTCGGAGACGTTTAATGGTCGTTTCGCTCGCGAGGCGCCTTACTTGCGCGATGCTCGTCCCCACGATGCGCCGATAGAGCTTTTCAACGGTATGCCGTTCGACTGGCAACCGCAGGTTCGAGGGCAGCTGATAGCCGCCTACAGTTACGGGAACGTTCCTGGCAACTTCCTGGGTGGCCTTATGACTCTACGCTGGGGTGCCAAAAACTCAATCCTCTGGATGTCCCTGTTGGCCGCCATAGTGTCCCTGGTCAGCCCGATACTCGCGCAGGTTCACTGGGGAGTCCTGCTGTTCACGAGGATCGTGATAGGCCTCACCGGTGGTGTGACGTTCCCAGCGTGTCACTCGCTGGTCGCCCAATGGTCACCGCCCGACGAGAAGGCGCGGTTCGTTTGGTCGTTGCTCGGTGGCACCTTTGGAACCATCCTCACGTACCCCATGGTGGCGGGCATCGCGGAATCGTTGAACTGGGAAAGCGCGTGGTACATCCCGTCGTTGCTGATGTTCGTCTGGATAATTTTCTGGGCGATATTCGCCTACGACTCCCCCGCGGAACACCCTGGTATCTCGGACGAGGAGAAGAAGTACATTAtcgagtcagtattttagaaatcGTTATGCAAAGTAAGCAGGCAGGGGTATTCTCGAACGGATTGACTCCCACTtgtatacagtatttttttggTAAGTGTATGCATGCAGCTCGAGACGTGCCGGTTGCGCGAAATCCGAGCCCCGTTTAATCTCTGTCGCCACAGAGAAGGATGGCGGCCGAAAGGCAAAGAGGGAATGAGAACAAGCATTCGAAGAAATTTAAATGCCACGCGAGGCGAGGGGCGTAAACGtcgcgatttatttatttagcgaAAAAATACTGTCCATTCGAACCAAGTTTCCGGCAAATAGTGCCGTTAAacaagaataaataaataaaatctgtTGTTTCAGTTCGCAAGCGGGAACAGTGACGGCTAAGAAACCCACGTTGAAACAGACGCCGTTGAAGGAAATATTTACCTCGATTCCGTTCATCAGCCTGACTTTCTGCCACTTTGGCAACCTCTTCCTGCTGTTCTTCTATCAGAATTCAATGATGCTGTATTTAACGAAAGCTCTGGGGTTCCATTTGACCAAGGGAGGGGCGGCTGCAAGTTTGCCCTGGGCCGGGAGATTGTTCTTTGGGTTCTTTTTCAGCTGGGCCGGCGATACGATCAAGCGGAAGCAATTGGTCTCCGTCACCATACTTCGCAAGGGTGCTACTGTTTTCTGTGAGTTTTAAGTTCAGTTTCACTTGTGTCTTAATACAACATCATTAAAAAAGTTTCATAACTTTTCGTtcgttattttcgtttgcagctcATCTGATCCctggtatttttctcatactggtCGGCTACGTGGGCTGCAGATTCGTCCTGGCGAACGTGTTTCTGGTGCTGGCGTTAGGCTTCAACGGGGCAGCCTCCATCTCCAATTTGTCCAACAATCAGGACCTGTCGCCAAACTTCGCTGGCTTTTTGTACGGTATCATGAACACGGTCGGTTGCGCATCCGGCATAATTATTTCACCGATGGTGGAGGAGATTGCTGGAAAATACGGGGTGAGTACATACTCCTTTCGCACTGAAAAAGTTTCTACATCCGCTTGTTGCTTTCCTTGCTTTGTTCGCACGAACTATGGTTCGTAACAGCGCGATGGCAATATCTGCGAAAATTGATACCTATCGGGAGGATTATAAACCATCGCCGcgtttgtattttaatatagaaCATTGCATGTTGatataattgtaaatattttagacaaaaaACAAAGATATAATGGTAGTAATATTAACAATATTAGAAACACAAAGGAAGCAAGTCTCTTGGATCTATGCAAAGCTTCCCAGAAACGATTTAATTTGTTGTTTTTGCGCGCGTTGACGCGTGCCGTCAGGTGTCATGTTACAGCTTGTCGCAGCTCGAAGGTGCTCTTGGCATACTCGAGACCTCAGTCCAACCTTGTACTCTGTTGCGTAACTCATAGTACGGGCAGTACTGGGGAATTGTGTATGCGATGCATCCGAAATTTTGCTCGTGCTCCTTTCGTGAAATCTTCCTTAGCCCGGTTGTGTGTCCCGTTTTCATCCGAGAAGAGCATATGTCTCATCCATTCAATATAAAACAGGGCCCCTGTTGTTCTTATTCCATCGACGAACGCGAATTTCACGCGTACAGCTAGTCACAAAATTTACACATAGAAGTATACTCATTAAAGGAACTTAATGATAACATCACGCGTatctaaatatatttattgttcTATGTACAGTAGAGAGGGCTTTATCGACTATACTATCGATATACTGTAAAGACTTTACGGTATAAATTTACAACAAAAACCGATGCAAAATAAAATAGTAGGTCTCGAAacattaatgaaaaaaaaacgaaaccaTTTTATTTCGATTATTGTATCCTTTCCGTAGTCGAACTTAAATAGTAGTATGACGAAGTTAAATATTAGGATTTACTGATTGCGGCAATCTTTCTCG
This region includes:
- the LOC143347362 gene encoding putative inorganic phosphate cotransporter isoform X1 → MFRHEEERLPLVQRKKKQWIPTRLLIGVMMFTACWTSYMCRLQMPILVVPMIKAVAGNATGGACAPEQNRVRRAISWLDPVADLEDHILNERLQAAQNFEPSETFNGRFAREAPYLRDARPHDAPIELFNGMPFDWQPQVRGQLIAAYSYGNVPGNFLGGLMTLRWGAKNSILWMSLLAAIVSLVSPILAQVHWGVLLFTRIVIGLTGGVTFPACHSLVAQWSPPDEKARFVWSLLGGTFGTILTYPMVAGIAESLNWESAWYIPSLLMFVWIIFWAIFAYDSPAEHPGISDEEKKYIIDSQAGTVTAKKPTLKQTPLKEIFTSIPFISLTFCHFGNLFLLFFYQNSMMLYLTKALGFHLTKGGAAASLPWAGRLFFGFFFSWAGDTIKRKQLVSVTILRKGATVFSHLIPGIFLILVGYVGCRFVLANVFLVLALGFNGAASISNLSNNQDLSPNFAGFLYGIMNTVGCASGIIISPMVEEIAGKYGNPIEKWQILFWIGAAVCIVCMVIFVLGGSGNIQKWNEIPAEETERDRARN
- the LOC143347362 gene encoding putative inorganic phosphate cotransporter isoform X2 yields the protein MHTKLYKKYFPKWIPTRLLIGVMMFTACWTSYMCRLQMPILVVPMIKAVAGNATGGACAPEQNRVRRAISWLDPVADLEDHILNERLQAAQNFEPSETFNGRFAREAPYLRDARPHDAPIELFNGMPFDWQPQVRGQLIAAYSYGNVPGNFLGGLMTLRWGAKNSILWMSLLAAIVSLVSPILAQVHWGVLLFTRIVIGLTGGVTFPACHSLVAQWSPPDEKARFVWSLLGGTFGTILTYPMVAGIAESLNWESAWYIPSLLMFVWIIFWAIFAYDSPAEHPGISDEEKKYIIDSQAGTVTAKKPTLKQTPLKEIFTSIPFISLTFCHFGNLFLLFFYQNSMMLYLTKALGFHLTKGGAAASLPWAGRLFFGFFFSWAGDTIKRKQLVSVTILRKGATVFSHLIPGIFLILVGYVGCRFVLANVFLVLALGFNGAASISNLSNNQDLSPNFAGFLYGIMNTVGCASGIIISPMVEEIAGKYGNPIEKWQILFWIGAAVCIVCMVIFVLGGSGNIQKWNEIPAEETERDRARN